One genomic window of Papaver somniferum cultivar HN1 unplaced genomic scaffold, ASM357369v1 unplaced-scaffold_0, whole genome shotgun sequence includes the following:
- the LOC113325841 gene encoding F-box/kelch-repeat protein At3g06240-like, with the protein MSGHHFPDEILLDILLRLPVKAISRFRCVSKSMCSLLQSPNFIQMHLNRSIENDKFSLLICINIDGESCVNSVASTSDSSLSLSDYKAVGMDYPFEYQNPLVEIISSCNGLVCLELNGSDVCIWNPSTTEFKKIQTLPDAFKESPESNPESKLRSGKAYTYGFGYDSEIGDYKLVRFERWEGVMYFSSSSIYRLGTNTWKELPAIHYDVTIGGRPGVHIDGILYFIAVQTQNHGDGFRCCLLILSFNVCDESVGEIDLPEGIVGEIGLYLSVFGGNLCLVCDIVGVRTDVWVMKDF; encoded by the coding sequence ATGTCCGGCCATCATTTTCCCGACGAGATCTTACTGGATATACTCCTCCGATTACCGGTGAAAGCTATCTCAAGATTCAGGTGCGTTAGCAAAAGCATGTGTAGTTTATTACAAAGCCCTAATTTCATTCAAATGCATCTCAATCGTTCTATTGAAAACGATAAGTTTAGTCTCTTAATTTGCATAAACATTGATGGTGAGAGCTGTGTCAATTCCGTAGCTAGTACAAGTGACTCTTCGTTATCATTGTCTGATTATAAAGCTGTTGGAATGGATTATCCATTCGAGTATCAGAATCCATTAGTTGAAATTATTAGCTCTTGTAATGGTTTGGTCTGTTTAGAACTTAATGGGAGTGATGTTTGTATCTGGAATCCATCTACAACTGAGTTCAAGAAGATACAAACGCTGCCGGATGCATTTAAGGAGAGCCCGGAATCAAACCCTGAATCGAAGCTCAGGAGTGGAAAGGCATATACCtatggatttggttatgattCTGAAATTGGGGATTATAAGTTGGTCAGATTTGAACGCTGGGAAGGTGTCATGTATTTTTCAAGTAGTAGCATCTATAGGTTAGGAACAAATACATGGAAAGAATTACCAGCTATACATTATGATGTAACTATTGGAGGAAGACCTGGGGTGCATATTGATGGAATTCTGTATTTTATTGCAGTTCAAACCCAAAATCATGGGGATGGATTCAGATGTTGTTTGCTTATATTATCTTTCAATGTCTGTGATGAGAGTGTCGGTGAAATAGATCTACCTGAGGGTATAGTTGGCGAAATCGGACTTTATTTGAGTGTGTTTGGGGGGAACCTATGCCTGGTCTGTGACATAGTTGGTGTTCGAACTGATGTATGGGTGAtgaaagatttttga